Proteins from a genomic interval of Periophthalmus magnuspinnatus isolate fPerMag1 chromosome 11, fPerMag1.2.pri, whole genome shotgun sequence:
- the srfbp1 gene encoding serum response factor-binding protein 1 has product MALSLQTKEMEVEHEHGDVEKSENTDAITQSTTGQNGQEEEEVSVNEEQAPPPRQAEDECDAPQNDEEKHESVLNLNNEVVKMRKEVKRVRALIIRKMTRQIGALRKKKGSDTDIERNQRRAARLLDEIHAMKLLVPDVVTKTALQKNLNFQQVCKDPKSTISARALARVATHPQFNKKIEAIKAAVKAFKEERTKGGKAGGKKEKKEDKTQKQSPSANPEKQPDVKVKKSGTATKSETDIGEVCLEEPCHNFPEEKIDSIVHQTEARTAKSDVKQSPVKPVVKSKPLNKQEEPKNTAKLLELPPKPNAEAESELESDGEKEYFDDSTEERFHKKSSGESESDDDFFVGKVSKFKKKKKTKTTEDKTVQKILENTSKTPQTDKVQSQFEELESRLTSKANALKSVFCSSLARTKNGKGGGRGDGKFQARDKRKDGGSKDFRRKNDFQKREHSDGGKGFGKGQKTFGGRGQDKEQTRPKDSRGRGAFSHQAPQKSLHPSWEASKKRKEQQGQILAFQGKKIKFDDDD; this is encoded by the exons ATGGCGCTCTCCCTCCAGACCAAAGAGATGGAGGTGGAACATGAGCACGGCGATGTTGAAAAGAGCGAGAATACAGACGCAATAACACAAAGTACCACAGGTCAAAatggacaagaagaagaagaagtgtcaGTAAATGAAGAACAAGCTCCGCCTCCACGTCAAGCAGAAGATGAGTGTGACGCTCCACAGAACGATGAGGAAAAACACGAGAGCGTCCTGAACCTCAACAACGAGGTGGTGAAGATGAGGAAGGAGGTGAAGAGGGTGCGCGCTCTGATTATTCGTAAGATGACGCGGCAGATCGGCGCTCTGAGGAAGAAGAAGGGAAGCGACACAGATATCGAACGAAACCAAAGGCGAGCGGCCAGACTGCTGGACGAGATCCACGCCATGAAGCTGTTGGTGCCTGATGtg GTCACCAAGACGGCACTGCAGAAGAACCTCAACTTCCAACAAGTGTGTAAAGACCCCAAATCTACCATCTCCGCTCGGGCGCTAGCTCGTGTTGCTACTCACCCGCAGTTCAACAAGAAGATAGAAGCAATCAAAGCTGCTGTGAAAGCTTtcaaggaggagaggacaaaGGGAGGAAAGGccggaggaaagaaggagaaaaaagaAGACAAGACCCAAAAACAGTCGCCCTCTGCCAATCCCGAAAAACAGCCTGAcgtaaaagtgaaaaagtctGGCACAGCGACTAAAAGTGAAACAGATATTGGGGAAGTGTGTCTTGAGGAACCTTGTCATAATTTTCCTGAAGAGAAAATTGACTCAATCGTTCACCAGACAGAAGCCAGAACTGCAAAATCAGATGTTAAACAAAGCCCAGTGAAGCCTGTTGTGAAGTCCAAACCTctaaacaagcaggaggaacCTAAAAACACTGCTAAACTGTTAGAACTTCCTCCCAAACCAAACGCAGAGGCAGAGAGCGAGCTGGAATCAGACGGAGAAAAAGAGTACTTCGACGACAGCACCGAGGAGCGTTTTCACAAGAAATCCTCAGGCGAGTCAGAGAGCGACGACGATTTCTTTGTAGGAAAAGTGAGCAAGtttaagaaaaagaagaagacaaaaaCGACTGAAGATAAAACCGTTCAAAAGATCCTCGAGAACACTTCAAAAACGCCCCAAACTGACAAAGTTCAGAGTCAATTTGAAGAGCTCGAGTCCAGACTGACATCAAAAGCCAACGCTCtaaagtcagtgttttgttcCTCCCTCGCTCGAACAAAGAACGGCaaaggtggaggaagaggagatggaaaATTTCAAGCCCGGGACAAACGAAAAGATGGTGGAAGTAAAGATTTTAGGAGAAAGAACGATTTCCAAAAACGAGAACATTCAGATGGAGGGAAGGGTTTTGGTAAAGGGCAGAAAACGTTTGGAGGGAGAGGACAGGATAAAGAACAGACGAGACCAAAAGAttcaagaggaagaggagcgttCTCCCATCAAGCACCACAGAAATCACTGCACCCGTCGTGGGAGGCAAGTAAGAAAAGAAAGGAACAGCAAGGACAGATACTCGCCTTCCAAGGAAAGAAGATCAAGTTTGATGACGACGACTGA
- the LOC117379021 gene encoding replication initiator 1-like, translating into MSKSEILRALVTERLSAAAEQICALFERTIAEYEEELSRSKQENQRRQGLLHSVLGPRVLLLRGGTVQTKEEPEQEPEPVPEQSFPPVKSEDCPQTENTEETLGGEEDTQPAHTSERGACWGAPLSSSDSEVEFSVMDGDTQVQITDGVLTAQISHVPETNTSANRRGVHKKHQCPVCDKKFRSKQHLQTHIRVHTGEKPHACSVCNRRFRDASTLRGHMRIHTGERPFICGFCAKTFTQSANLHVHEKRMHAGQMFTCPAYKGHDS; encoded by the coding sequence ATGTCGAAAAGCGAAATACTGAGAGCGTTAGTGACGGAGCGGCTGAGCGCGGCCGCGGAGCAGATCTGtgcgctgtttgaaagaacCATAGCGGAATATGAGGAGGAACTGAGCCGCTCCAAacaggagaaccagaggagacagggacTTCTCCACTCTGTCCTGGGCCCCAGAGTCCTGCTGCTCAGAGGGGGGACTGTGCAGACCAAAGAGGAGCCGGAGCAGGAGCCGGAGCCCgtcccagagcagagttttcccCCCGTGAAGAGCGAGGACTgtccacaaactgaaaacaccgaGGAAACACTGGGAGGTGAGGAGGACACGCAGCCTGCACACACCTCTGAGCGCGGTGCATGCTGGGGAGCTCCACTCAGCTCCTCAGACTCAGAGGTGGAGTTCAGTGTGATGGATGGAGACACCCAGGTCCAGATCACAGACGGTGTCCTCACTGCTCAAATCTCACACGTCCCGGAGACAAACACCTCAGCGAACAGGAGAGGTGTCCACAAGAAACACCAGTGTCCTGTGTGTGACAAGAAGTTCAGGAGTAAACAACATTTACAGACGCACATTCGAGTCCACACCGGAGAAAAACCCCACGCCTGTTCAGTTTGTAACAGAAGGTTCAGAGACGCTTCCACACTGCGAGGACACATGCGGATCCACACCGGAGAGCGGCCGTTCATCTGCGGGTTCTGTGcaaagacatttacacagagtgCGAATCTGCATGTGCACGAGAAAAGAATGCACGCAGGTCAAATGTTCACCTGTCCAGCCTACAAAGGACACGACTCATGA